In Aminobacterium sp. MB27-C1, a single genomic region encodes these proteins:
- the ribD gene encoding bifunctional diaminohydroxyphosphoribosylaminopyrimidine deaminase/5-amino-6-(5-phosphoribosylamino)uracil reductase RibD: MSLKQTRDDEYYMRRALSLARRGTGHTSPNPLVGCVIVKNEQIIAEGYHHAYGMPHAEVEALRQAGNRAEGATAYVNLEPCAHYGKTPPCAPQLVEAGVKRVVIGMVDPHAVVNGKGIDILKLHNVEVKTGIIEEECKWLNRGFIRRIKNNRPWFTLKTASTIDGKIALPNGESQWITSDEARNRAHLLRAEHDAILVGIQTVLCDDPSLTVRHTCGKSPLRVVVDTHLRTPQNASILKNEAAVILAGESARNTKEHYILEKAGAELFFIPERDNHVDLLHAVKVLGNRGINSVLVEGGATIASAFFKENLVDGVSLFIAPTIMGQGISLFERIVVPSLDKLIRITVRNVSKAGQDIWIEGVPECSLDL, translated from the coding sequence ATGAGCCTGAAGCAGACTCGTGATGACGAATACTATATGCGAAGAGCATTGAGCTTGGCACGAAGAGGAACAGGGCATACATCTCCTAACCCTCTTGTCGGATGTGTGATAGTCAAAAATGAACAAATAATAGCTGAAGGGTATCATCATGCTTATGGTATGCCCCATGCTGAAGTGGAAGCGTTGAGACAAGCTGGCAATAGGGCAGAAGGTGCTACTGCTTATGTAAACTTGGAACCATGTGCTCATTATGGTAAAACTCCTCCGTGCGCGCCTCAACTTGTAGAAGCAGGTGTAAAACGTGTTGTTATAGGAATGGTTGATCCTCATGCTGTAGTAAATGGGAAAGGGATTGATATTCTTAAGTTGCACAATGTTGAAGTAAAAACAGGAATAATAGAGGAAGAATGTAAATGGTTAAATAGAGGGTTCATAAGAAGAATAAAAAATAATAGACCATGGTTTACACTTAAAACTGCCTCTACAATAGATGGGAAAATTGCCCTTCCCAATGGTGAAAGCCAATGGATTACGTCAGATGAAGCTAGAAACAGAGCCCATTTGCTTAGAGCAGAACATGATGCCATTCTTGTTGGCATCCAGACCGTACTTTGTGACGATCCATCGTTAACAGTTCGACACACTTGCGGAAAATCGCCACTTCGTGTTGTTGTTGATACACACTTAAGAACTCCTCAAAACGCTTCCATACTTAAAAATGAAGCAGCAGTTATTTTAGCCGGAGAGTCAGCTCGAAATACAAAAGAACATTATATTTTAGAAAAAGCAGGAGCTGAGTTGTTTTTTATTCCTGAAAGAGATAATCATGTTGATTTATTACACGCTGTAAAGGTTTTGGGGAATAGAGGCATTAATTCAGTTCTTGTAGAAGGTGGAGCTACAATAGCCTCTGCCTTTTTTAAAGAAAATTTAGTTGATGGAGTTTCTCTTTTTATCGCACCAACCATAATGGGGCAAGGCATTTCTCTTTTTGAAAGAATTGTAGTACCATCACTAGATAAACTCATTCGTATAACTGTCCGTAATGTTTCTAAAGCAGGACAGGACATATGGATAGAGGGGGTGCCTGAATGTTCACTGGACTTGTAG
- a CDS encoding riboflavin synthase, with amino-acid sequence MFTGLVESIGKLVSITPSKDVYHLKIEAPDIASELIFGQSVAVSGACVTVTSHDNRFFSADIMPETQKRTKFRLSKPGSLVNLERALTASGRFDGHIVSGHIDGIGRVAEIISMGITHVMRVETDESIAQMIVEKGSIAIDGVSLTVIDAMSNSFSVGLIPTTLQECTLGTIQEGEILNIETDILGKYVLKFMNLQRSNKPVSSNLTMEQLREMGW; translated from the coding sequence ATGTTCACTGGACTTGTAGAGAGTATAGGCAAGCTTGTTTCTATAACGCCTTCAAAAGATGTTTATCATCTTAAGATTGAGGCTCCAGATATTGCTAGTGAACTTATTTTTGGTCAGTCGGTAGCTGTTTCTGGTGCTTGCGTGACTGTGACTTCTCACGATAATCGCTTTTTCAGCGCTGACATTATGCCGGAAACACAGAAACGAACTAAATTCCGTCTTTCAAAGCCAGGCAGCCTTGTTAATCTCGAGCGAGCGTTAACGGCTTCAGGGCGTTTTGATGGTCACATAGTAAGTGGGCACATTGATGGCATCGGAAGAGTTGCAGAAATTATTTCAATGGGAATAACTCACGTTATGAGAGTCGAGACAGATGAGTCTATTGCACAAATGATTGTAGAAAAAGGATCTATAGCTATTGACGGAGTCAGTTTGACGGTTATAGATGCGATGTCAAATTCTTTCTCTGTCGGTCTTATTCCTACAACATTACAAGAATGTACATTGGGTACTATTCAAGAAGGAGAAATTTTAAATATAGAAACAGACATTTTGGGCAAATATGTTTTAAAATTTATGAATCTACAAAGAAGTAATAAGCCCGTATCATCAAACTTGACAATGGAACAATTAAGAGAAATGGGTTGGTAG
- a CDS encoding bifunctional 3,4-dihydroxy-2-butanone-4-phosphate synthase/GTP cyclohydrolase II: MNKRCEHDFSLIEEAIEDVKNGKMVIVVDDDNRENEGDIVVAAEKATTEIINFMTKEARGLVCVPITADRAQCLHLEPMSKDNTDRHGTAFLISVDAKEGTTTGISASERAITARLLANPEAKPDDFLRPGHMFPLAAKKGGVLKRAGHTEAAVDLAWMAGLTPAGVICEIMNSDGSMARLPELKEFAKAHGIRIISIEDLIRYRSCREKLVEKVAEVKLPTAYGDFTAYAYHNILDEDQDRVHIALVKGDVRDVEDVLVRVHSECLTGDVFGSLRCDCGPQLHAAMQRVEEEGRGVVLYMRQEGRGIGIVNKLKAYQLQEKGLDTVEANEALGYAADLRDYGVGAQILQDLGLSSIRLMTNNPRKVVGLQGYGLKITARVPLVIEPNKFNQRYLNTKEEKLGHVLHLKDILR, translated from the coding sequence ATGAATAAAAGATGTGAACATGATTTTAGCTTAATAGAGGAAGCCATTGAAGATGTTAAAAATGGCAAGATGGTTATTGTTGTTGATGACGATAACAGAGAGAATGAGGGAGATATCGTTGTAGCTGCAGAAAAAGCTACAACGGAAATTATAAACTTCATGACCAAAGAGGCCAGAGGATTGGTCTGTGTTCCTATTACTGCTGATAGAGCACAATGTCTCCATTTGGAGCCAATGTCAAAAGATAATACTGATCGTCATGGAACAGCTTTCCTTATTAGCGTAGATGCAAAAGAAGGAACTACGACAGGTATCTCAGCTTCGGAAAGAGCCATAACTGCTCGGCTCCTTGCAAATCCCGAAGCCAAGCCAGACGATTTTTTACGTCCAGGACATATGTTTCCTCTCGCTGCAAAAAAAGGTGGCGTTCTGAAACGTGCAGGACATACAGAAGCTGCTGTTGATTTAGCTTGGATGGCAGGATTAACACCTGCTGGCGTTATTTGTGAGATTATGAACTCAGATGGAAGCATGGCACGTTTACCTGAACTCAAAGAGTTTGCTAAAGCTCATGGAATTCGTATTATATCAATCGAAGACTTGATTCGTTATAGAAGTTGCCGCGAAAAACTTGTAGAAAAAGTGGCGGAAGTTAAACTTCCTACGGCTTATGGTGATTTTACTGCCTATGCCTACCACAACATTCTCGATGAAGATCAGGATCGTGTTCATATAGCCTTAGTAAAAGGCGATGTTCGAGATGTAGAAGATGTTCTTGTTCGAGTACACTCTGAATGTTTAACTGGCGATGTCTTCGGATCACTTCGCTGTGATTGTGGCCCTCAACTTCATGCAGCTATGCAAAGAGTCGAAGAAGAAGGACGAGGAGTTGTCTTATATATGAGACAAGAGGGACGGGGAATAGGTATTGTCAATAAATTGAAGGCCTACCAACTACAAGAGAAGGGGCTAGATACTGTAGAGGCTAATGAAGCCTTGGGATACGCCGCAGATTTACGAGATTACGGTGTAGGTGCTCAGATTTTACAAGATCTTGGATTGAGTTCTATTCGATTAATGACAAATAATCCCAGAAAAGTTGTTGGCTTGCAAGGGTATGGATTAAAAATTACGGCACGTGTTCCTCTCGTAATTGAACCTAACAAATTTAATCAGCGTTACTTGAATACGAAAGAAGAAAAACTTGGTCACGTGCTTCATCTTAAGGATATACTCCGCTAG
- the ribE gene encoding 6,7-dimethyl-8-ribityllumazine synthase, with product MKISEGKLIGTGLRFCIVASRFNELITSKLIDGAKDILLRHGVSHQNIEIMWIPGAWEIPLIAQEAALSGKYDGIIALGAVIRGDTPHFEYVSSEMAKGLAHVGLTQRIPVAFGVLTCDTLEQALLRAGSKAGNKGAESALAVIETANLLKVLRTGKEQEA from the coding sequence ATGAAGATTTCAGAGGGAAAGCTTATAGGTACTGGTTTAAGGTTTTGTATTGTAGCGTCACGTTTTAATGAATTAATTACTTCAAAACTCATTGACGGCGCAAAGGACATTTTGTTGCGCCATGGTGTTTCACATCAAAATATTGAAATTATGTGGATTCCGGGAGCTTGGGAAATTCCTTTAATAGCACAAGAGGCAGCTTTATCAGGTAAGTATGACGGAATTATCGCTTTGGGTGCTGTTATTCGAGGGGATACTCCACATTTCGAATATGTATCATCAGAAATGGCAAAGGGACTTGCTCATGTAGGGCTGACGCAAAGAATCCCCGTTGCCTTTGGAGTGTTGACATGTGACACCTTGGAACAAGCTCTTTTGCGTGCTGGAAGCAAAGCTGGGAATAAAGGAGCGGAGTCGGCTCTAGCTGTTATCGAAACCGCCAATCTATTAAAGGTTCTTCGAACGGGAAAGGAGCAAGAAGCATAA
- the serS gene encoding serine--tRNA ligase: MLEIKWIRNNIEEVKTFLKNRNNDFDVEKIVTLDEEKRSLLAETETLKAQRNEGSRKVAEAKASGTDAAALMEEMKTLGQKVKEIDNKISEIDNELQALLLQVPNRPHDSVPVGKDENDNIEIRKWGTPHKFSFDPQAHWDLGEHLGILDFEKGAALAQSRFTVLKGAGARLERALMNFMLDLHTTQHGYKEIQPPFMVSSQTMLGTGQLPKFAEDLYKCENEDLWLIPTAEVPLTNLHAGELLAEENLPLYYTAYTPCFRKEAGSYGRDVRGMMRQHQFDKVEMVKLCKPEESYNELEKLTSNAEEVLQKLGLPYRVICLCTGDMGFGASKTYDLEVWLPSQDKYREISSCSNCEDFQARRMGTRYKPVDGGKPRYVHTLNGSGIAIGRTLIAVLENYQREDGSIEIPEALVPYMGGMKEIKLLS; encoded by the coding sequence ATGCTTGAAATTAAATGGATACGTAACAATATAGAAGAAGTAAAGACCTTTTTAAAAAACAGAAATAACGATTTTGATGTTGAGAAAATTGTCACATTAGATGAAGAGAAAAGATCGTTGCTTGCAGAAACAGAAACACTAAAAGCACAGCGAAATGAAGGTTCTCGCAAAGTGGCCGAGGCCAAAGCGTCTGGAACTGATGCTGCTGCGCTTATGGAGGAAATGAAAACTTTAGGTCAGAAAGTTAAAGAAATTGATAACAAAATTTCTGAAATTGACAATGAGCTTCAGGCTCTGCTTTTACAAGTACCTAATAGACCTCACGATTCTGTTCCTGTGGGGAAGGATGAAAATGACAACATAGAAATTCGAAAATGGGGAACGCCTCACAAATTTTCTTTTGACCCCCAAGCACACTGGGATTTGGGAGAGCATTTAGGCATTCTTGACTTTGAAAAGGGTGCAGCTCTCGCTCAAAGTCGGTTTACTGTTCTCAAGGGAGCAGGAGCACGACTCGAAAGAGCTCTCATGAACTTTATGCTTGATCTTCATACAACTCAGCATGGTTATAAGGAAATTCAGCCTCCCTTCATGGTCTCTTCCCAGACAATGCTAGGTACAGGACAGCTCCCCAAATTTGCAGAAGATCTGTATAAGTGCGAGAACGAAGACCTCTGGCTTATTCCTACTGCCGAAGTTCCACTTACAAACCTTCATGCAGGTGAACTGCTTGCTGAGGAAAACTTGCCTTTATACTACACAGCATATACTCCTTGTTTTAGAAAAGAGGCAGGTAGCTACGGACGTGACGTAAGAGGAATGATGCGTCAGCATCAATTTGACAAAGTAGAAATGGTAAAGCTTTGCAAACCTGAAGAAAGCTACAATGAACTTGAAAAATTAACATCTAATGCAGAAGAAGTATTACAAAAGCTTGGACTCCCATACAGAGTTATCTGTTTGTGTACAGGTGACATGGGATTTGGCGCCAGCAAGACATATGATCTTGAAGTATGGCTTCCTTCTCAGGATAAGTATCGCGAGATTAGTTCTTGCAGCAACTGTGAGGATTTCCAAGCAAGAAGGATGGGCACACGGTATAAACCGGTAGATGGGGGAAAACCTCGATATGTACATACTCTCAACGGTTCCGGCATAGCAATTGGTAGAACACTTATTGCCGTTCTTGAAAATTACCAGAGAGAAGATGGATCGATAGAAATACCTGAAGCCCTCGTTCCTTATATGGGTGGCATGAAAGAAATTAAGCTCCTTTCATAA
- a CDS encoding WecB/TagA/CpsF family glycosyltransferase, which yields MFLLILEGRVGLAIVKIMSLIAEINLYTLLLVLVVACFLFQRLCRRSLENSQYNYLRDILLVGAWMLSGIWSGDPEVTLITGIAVIAAVVGMYQHFYPHKKLRWIYFIIGIIFALSGPRITFLGLPQGEYLYLSNFISIAITGIWISVFPILIQELDNIPGMAGHLLAVTFSILLLATAFSGQYLPDAFYTSMTGLLMLGVFWSRHGHMYRRLGESLSAFWGVLVAGTSLLGVSKGITFSTMMVLPLGLFAIPLMETSLHFASTILSANPKGAMVIYRSLVARGIDHPSAVKFITSICALVGVLIAMFQLTAGKQAILLVSVTVFFAGLTLIPVFSRLLRQKKISGERPELWGVSLDNVSMNYAIAKVKSLLGQNNGCSLISTVNSLAVQTALKDREYKKIVSQAALTLADGTGLMWALRFLGRPVQERITGIDFLIQLCRTASVEGWPVYFLGGKPGVANAAVEKLKGQYSDLKISGVHDGYFSSGTEEEAIIREIKENKTCLLFVGMGLPRQEKWIYAHREDLGNLVAIGVGGSFDVISGKLTRAPLLIQKAGLEWLYRLVQEPWRWKRDLELFTFAVRVLLTKIGIVRR from the coding sequence TTGTTTTTACTTATTTTAGAAGGAAGGGTGGGGCTTGCCATAGTCAAAATAATGTCTCTCATTGCAGAGATAAACCTTTATACTCTATTGCTTGTACTCGTCGTTGCTTGCTTCTTGTTTCAAAGACTATGCAGGCGTTCTCTAGAAAATAGCCAATATAACTATCTTAGGGATATTTTGCTTGTGGGAGCCTGGATGCTTAGTGGTATTTGGTCAGGCGATCCCGAAGTTACGCTTATCACTGGTATAGCAGTTATAGCTGCTGTGGTAGGTATGTATCAGCATTTTTATCCGCACAAAAAGCTTAGGTGGATTTATTTCATAATTGGAATTATTTTTGCTCTCTCTGGACCTAGAATAACGTTTTTAGGTTTGCCACAAGGCGAATACCTCTATTTATCTAACTTTATATCCATAGCCATTACTGGAATATGGATATCAGTTTTTCCTATTCTTATTCAGGAACTCGATAATATTCCAGGTATGGCTGGTCACCTTTTAGCTGTAACATTCTCCATTTTACTTTTAGCGACAGCATTTTCGGGGCAATATCTGCCAGATGCTTTCTATACAAGTATGACTGGTTTACTTATGCTGGGTGTTTTTTGGAGCCGGCATGGACATATGTATCGTCGATTAGGGGAGTCTTTGTCTGCTTTTTGGGGAGTTCTTGTTGCTGGAACATCTTTGTTAGGTGTAAGTAAGGGAATTACTTTTAGTACAATGATGGTGTTGCCTTTAGGGCTTTTTGCTATTCCTCTAATGGAAACATCACTTCATTTTGCCAGCACAATACTTTCTGCAAATCCAAAGGGTGCAATGGTAATTTACCGCAGTCTTGTTGCAAGAGGTATCGATCATCCCAGTGCAGTTAAATTTATTACATCAATTTGTGCCTTAGTAGGAGTTCTTATAGCCATGTTTCAACTTACCGCAGGAAAACAAGCCATATTGTTAGTTAGCGTTACCGTCTTTTTTGCTGGTTTGACACTTATACCGGTATTTTCCAGACTTCTGCGTCAAAAGAAAATTTCTGGAGAGCGTCCTGAGCTATGGGGAGTTTCTCTAGACAATGTTTCAATGAATTATGCCATAGCTAAAGTCAAATCTCTTTTGGGGCAAAACAATGGATGCTCTCTCATCTCTACTGTAAACTCATTAGCTGTTCAAACGGCTTTGAAAGATAGAGAATATAAAAAGATTGTATCTCAAGCTGCCTTAACTTTAGCGGATGGTACTGGGTTAATGTGGGCTTTGCGTTTTCTTGGCAGACCTGTGCAAGAACGAATTACCGGCATAGATTTCCTAATTCAGTTGTGTCGTACGGCAAGTGTTGAAGGTTGGCCTGTTTATTTTTTAGGAGGAAAACCTGGTGTTGCTAATGCAGCAGTAGAAAAATTGAAAGGACAATACTCCGATTTAAAAATATCGGGAGTGCATGATGGATATTTTTCTTCTGGTACAGAGGAGGAGGCCATCATTCGAGAGATTAAAGAAAATAAAACATGCCTTCTCTTTGTTGGCATGGGGCTTCCTCGCCAAGAGAAATGGATTTATGCCCATCGTGAAGATTTGGGAAATCTTGTTGCCATAGGTGTAGGCGGCTCTTTTGATGTTATTTCAGGGAAATTAACTCGGGCACCTCTTCTCATACAGAAAGCAGGACTTGAATGGTTATATCGTCTTGTGCAAGAACCTTGGAGGTGGAAAAGGGATCTTGAACTTTTTACCTTTGCGGTTCGAGTTCTTTTGACAAAAATAGGTATAGTCAGGAGGTAA
- a CDS encoding CBS domain-containing protein: MNTCARELMHRDLTAVMEEDSIQDAVHILYSHNLSGLPVVREDWELVGYLSESDILQAAIPTYLEILAQSSFLNNGEIHLVDRFKNLGKRLVRDFMTKDPFYVEPSASLMTVADLMLRKSIKRLPVVENDKFIGIINREAFCEFVMEERESE, encoded by the coding sequence TTGAACACTTGCGCCAGAGAATTAATGCATCGTGATCTTACCGCAGTCATGGAAGAAGATTCTATACAAGATGCTGTTCATATTCTTTATAGTCACAACTTATCCGGGTTGCCCGTAGTGAGGGAAGATTGGGAACTTGTCGGGTATTTATCTGAATCTGATATTCTGCAAGCAGCAATTCCGACATATCTGGAAATTCTTGCACAAAGCTCCTTCCTGAATAATGGTGAAATTCATCTCGTTGATCGTTTCAAAAATTTAGGCAAAAGACTCGTCAGGGATTTTATGACAAAAGATCCATTTTATGTAGAACCTTCTGCAAGTCTCATGACAGTCGCAGATCTTATGTTAAGGAAGAGTATTAAAAGACTTCCTGTAGTTGAAAATGATAAATTCATCGGCATTATCAACAGAGAAGCATTTTGCGAGTTTGTAATGGAGGAACGGGAAAGTGAGTAA
- a CDS encoding V-type ATP synthase subunit I gives MIRDMLRLAIWGVTSRKTEIIEKLHDFGVLHLEFPRSTEMTTPQLDQLRLLRGKLLGMLESLEWKEWSELTENDITTSREKIKLPFNEIMTEINESLDKFSERLTQTIEERNSLRELYLKLKRSQDILYHFHSFVKEEADQGNVASLWWVDKKEISEILTSLRTEIVRVTPVKDREYLRYHSYTPNENETLLAISVQDLAREIVTNSLRSYGAIHWKAPAGYERDVLLDSTEAITEGLRWIPLRLEELQANLKETARVWGPHFASLYILADERLEELLVEKSAHSFDSAFLIEGWLPADELEATLTNLKGTFGNEVFVQWRYPSTEEWNKVPISLSNKAFFRPYELFLKLLQPPRYKTADPTAMIALFFPFFGGCMVGDMGYGAIILLLGWWLYRKKEKRIISDLGYILISLSIWSIIWGLAYGEFFGDVAHRLFHLEPLWVERSHAVMPVMAFTIALGAAHIILGLLIGFYEGIKAKNKHIWMEKSGNLLVLIALISTLVSLKGWLPHSFFTISMSILIVGLVLLVVGGGIGGLVESFGAVGNILSYVRIAAIGLSSAILALVASKFVDVFGLSILGLFLALCIHLLNFVLAIGGASIHSARLHYVEFMGKFYSGGGKDYKPFSRRRELRWKKE, from the coding sequence TTGATTCGTGATATGCTCAGACTTGCCATATGGGGAGTTACAAGTCGAAAAACCGAAATCATAGAAAAATTACATGATTTCGGCGTTTTGCATCTTGAGTTCCCACGTTCCACAGAAATGACAACACCTCAGCTTGATCAGCTCAGACTTTTAAGAGGAAAGCTTTTGGGGATGTTAGAATCATTAGAATGGAAAGAATGGTCTGAACTAACAGAAAATGATATAACTACATCTCGCGAAAAAATCAAATTACCCTTTAATGAAATAATGACTGAGATAAATGAAAGTCTCGATAAATTTTCTGAGCGACTTACTCAGACGATAGAAGAGAGAAATTCTTTACGTGAGTTATATCTCAAATTGAAGAGATCACAAGACATTCTTTATCATTTTCATTCCTTTGTGAAAGAAGAAGCAGATCAAGGTAATGTTGCTTCGTTGTGGTGGGTTGATAAAAAAGAGATATCGGAAATACTCACCTCTCTTCGTACCGAAATTGTACGTGTGACACCTGTAAAAGATAGAGAATACCTTCGTTATCATTCGTATACTCCTAATGAAAATGAGACACTTCTTGCTATAAGCGTTCAGGATTTAGCTCGTGAAATAGTGACAAATTCTTTGCGTTCATATGGTGCCATACATTGGAAAGCCCCTGCAGGATATGAGCGAGATGTGTTACTTGACTCAACGGAAGCTATAACAGAAGGATTACGATGGATACCCCTGCGCCTTGAAGAATTGCAAGCTAACTTAAAAGAGACGGCTCGCGTTTGGGGGCCTCATTTCGCATCATTATATATTTTGGCAGACGAGCGCTTAGAAGAGCTCCTCGTTGAAAAATCAGCTCATTCTTTTGATAGTGCTTTTCTTATTGAAGGATGGCTTCCTGCGGATGAGCTAGAAGCCACACTTACCAATCTAAAAGGAACTTTCGGGAATGAAGTATTTGTTCAGTGGAGATATCCCTCCACTGAAGAATGGAATAAGGTACCTATATCCCTTTCGAATAAAGCTTTCTTCCGGCCTTACGAGCTTTTTTTAAAATTGCTGCAACCACCTCGTTATAAAACTGCTGACCCTACAGCTATGATTGCCTTGTTTTTCCCCTTTTTTGGGGGATGTATGGTAGGAGATATGGGGTACGGAGCTATAATTTTGTTATTAGGATGGTGGCTCTACCGAAAAAAAGAGAAAAGAATTATATCTGATCTAGGATATATACTCATTTCTTTATCGATTTGGAGCATCATTTGGGGACTTGCTTACGGCGAATTTTTTGGTGATGTAGCCCATCGTCTTTTCCACCTTGAACCTCTATGGGTAGAACGGTCTCACGCCGTTATGCCTGTCATGGCTTTTACAATAGCATTGGGTGCTGCTCATATTATATTAGGGTTACTGATAGGTTTTTATGAAGGAATAAAAGCGAAAAATAAACATATATGGATGGAAAAATCTGGAAATCTGCTGGTACTTATTGCTTTGATAAGTACCCTAGTGAGTTTGAAAGGATGGCTTCCCCATAGTTTCTTTACAATATCTATGTCTATTTTAATCGTTGGTCTTGTTCTTCTTGTTGTTGGGGGAGGAATAGGTGGTCTTGTAGAATCTTTCGGTGCTGTGGGAAACATTTTAAGTTACGTGCGTATCGCCGCAATAGGACTTTCATCTGCTATACTTGCTCTTGTTGCATCAAAGTTTGTTGATGTTTTTGGCCTTTCGATCTTAGGTTTATTCCTTGCTTTATGTATTCATTTACTCAATTTTGTTCTAGCTATAGGTGGGGCAAGTATACACTCAGCCCGATTACATTATGTAGAGTTTATGGGGAAATTTTACTCTGGTGGCGGTAAAGACTACAAACCATTTTCACGGAGGAGGGAACTTCGATGGAAAAAGGAATAA
- a CDS encoding ATPase, with translation MEKGIIALAAALAVGIPAFATAMAQAKIGSAGAGTIAEKPETAGVMIILEAIPETMVILGFVVAIMLILQFA, from the coding sequence ATGGAAAAAGGAATAATAGCACTTGCAGCAGCCTTGGCTGTTGGAATCCCTGCTTTTGCTACAGCTATGGCGCAGGCCAAGATAGGTAGTGCAGGAGCAGGAACAATAGCTGAAAAGCCTGAAACGGCTGGTGTAATGATTATTCTTGAAGCTATACCCGAAACTATGGTTATACTTGGTTTCGTTGTAGCTATCATGTTGATTTTACAATTTGCCTAG
- a CDS encoding V-type ATP synthase subunit E, giving the protein MGDLVASQNLAQFMDALRKEHEERIETLKKQVENDIADAISLRRRSVEKRIVEIRSAHDLEAERLFQRNQQNICNQLRKDFFVEYNRLASEIEMQVETELKELKRQPAKYKKVMESMLNEALSVCPAPCDVIVHPGDEPFFNQKKEVRTVKVDTALESWGGCIVMSEKGDFIVDNTFKTRWEKLAPSIIRKFAIQVGQILGKTELLSRKLRLS; this is encoded by the coding sequence TTGGGAGATTTAGTAGCGAGCCAGAATTTGGCCCAATTTATGGATGCTCTGCGAAAAGAACACGAAGAAAGAATCGAAACTTTAAAAAAACAGGTCGAAAATGATATTGCTGATGCTATCTCGCTTCGCCGTAGAAGTGTCGAAAAGCGTATTGTCGAGATTCGATCTGCACATGATTTAGAAGCAGAAAGATTATTTCAGCGGAATCAACAGAACATCTGTAATCAATTGCGAAAGGATTTTTTTGTTGAATATAATCGCTTAGCGTCAGAAATAGAGATGCAGGTAGAAACTGAACTTAAAGAGCTTAAACGCCAACCAGCAAAATATAAAAAGGTTATGGAAAGCATGTTGAATGAAGCTCTTTCTGTTTGTCCTGCTCCATGTGATGTTATCGTTCACCCCGGGGATGAACCTTTTTTCAATCAAAAGAAAGAGGTTCGCACCGTGAAAGTTGATACAGCCTTAGAATCATGGGGTGGCTGTATAGTTATGTCAGAAAAGGGTGACTTTATTGTTGATAACACCTTCAAAACAAGATGGGAAAAGCTTGCGCCCTCTATCATTAGGAAATTTGCGATACAAGTTGGGCAGATTCTTGGGAAAACTGAGCTTCTCTCACGAAAATTACGGTTATCTTAA